The following coding sequences are from one Dama dama isolate Ldn47 chromosome 8, ASM3311817v1, whole genome shotgun sequence window:
- the FCN3 gene encoding LOW QUALITY PROTEIN: ficolin-3 (The sequence of the model RefSeq protein was modified relative to this genomic sequence to represent the inferred CDS: inserted 5 bases in 3 codons; substituted 3 bases at 3 genomic stop codons), which yields MEEVLLRVLPPALHLFSGPQQMGQLRTPLSLFLLLFGEPACLRSQDHPSCPEPRKLEASKVVLLLSCPGAPGSPGEKGAPGPQGKPGPLGKMGPKGEPGECVEPELICPPLGPGSCQELLSRSTTLSDWYHLCLPEGXALPVFCDSSDTAGGGWLVFQGXWDGSVDXPWSSYTAGVGSQESGFWXGDENLHQLTLQGTQELWVELENFXGNHTFVSCRSFLLLVEADHHQLVLGRFSKGRAGERAYGGALEQSKKSREAGFFPRAAMVSTNDPGHLLPLMRVCFLTGKMAVMRQGGAGVSKLGSGAAWASALAPWHCCFSHRACKHPPYSCSEAPARSSLQQCQAWCQHQGASHPLPARGPQSFQGRKPFPTDHDTNGRNCMVTVPSACWYRSCYQTNLNGRYSIFKAPAHNYGIHWASRQGVGHPYHRDXMVLR from the exons ATGGAGGAAGTCTTGCTTCGTGTCCTCCCACCAGCCTTGCATCTCTTCTCAGGGCCCCAGCAAATGGGCCAACTGCGGACCCcactttcccttttcctcctcttgtTTGGGGAGCCTGCCTGTCTGAGGAGCCAGGACCATCCCAGCTGCCCAG AACCCAGGAAACTGGAAGCCAGTAAAGTTGTCCTCTTGCTCAGTTGTCCTGGAGCCCCAGGAAGTCCTGGGGAGAAGGGAGCACCAGGTCCTCAAG GGAAACCTGGACCCCTGGGCAAGATGGGTCCCAAGGGTGAGCCTGGGGAGTGTGTGGAGCCGGAg CTCATCTGCCCTCCCCTTGGCCCCGGGAGCTGCCAGGAGCTGCTGAGCCGGAGTACCACTTTGAGCGACTGGTACCATCTGTGTCTACCTGAGGGCTGAGCCCTCCCAGTCTTttgtgacagttca GACACCGCAGGTGGTGGCTGGCTA GTGTTCCAGGGGTGATGGGATGGTTCTGTGGA TCCTTGGTCCTCCTACACAGCAGGTGTGGGGAGCCAGGAGTCTGGATTCT CGGGGGATGAGAATTTGCACCAGCTTACTCTCCAGG GTACCCAGGAGCTGTGGGTGGAGCTGGAGAACTT AGGCAACCACACCTTTGTTTCCTGTAGGTCCTTCCTCCTCCTAGTGGAGGCAGACCATCACCAGCTGGTGCTGGGCAGGTTCTCAAAGGGTAGGGCAGGTGAGCGAGCCTATGGTGGGGCCCTGGAGCAGTCCAAGAAGTCTAGGGAGGCTGGATTCTTCCCCAGAGCTGCCATGGTCTCCACGAATGACCCAGGACACCTCCTTCCCCTGATGCGAGTCTGTTTCCTCACTGGAAAAATGGCAGTGATGAGACAGGGTGGTGCAGGAGTGAGCAAATTGGGCTCTGGAG CTGCCTGGGCCAGTGCCCTGGCTCCATGGCACTGCTGTTTTTCCCACAGGGCCTGCAAACACCCACCTTACAGTTGCTCTGAGGCTCCTGCGAGATCATCTCTTCAACAGTGCCAGGCATGGTGCCAGCACCAAGGTGCCTCCCACCCTCTTCCTGCCAGAGGCCCCCAGAGCTTCCAAGGCAGGAAACCCTTTCCCACCGACCATGATACAAATGGGAGAAACTGCATGGTGACTGTTCCCAGCGCCTGCTGGTACAGATCCTGCTATCAGACCAATCTCAACGGGCGCTACTCGATTTTCAAAGCCCCTGCCCATAATTATGGCATCCACTGGGCCTCACGCCAAGGCGTGGGCCATCCTTACCACAGGGATTAAATGGTGCTTCGCTAG
- the GPR3 gene encoding G-protein coupled receptor 3 translates to MMWGAGSPLAWLSAGPGNVNMSSMGSTEGPTGPAAPLPSPTAWDVVLCISGTLVSCENALVVAIIVGTPAFRAPMFLLVGSLAVADLLAGLGLVMHFAAVFCIGSAVMSLVLVGVLAMAFTASIGSLLAITVDRYLSLYNALTYYSETTVTRTYVMLALVWGGALGLGLLPVLAWNCLDARATCGVVYPLSKNHLVVLAVAFFMVFGIMLQLYAQICRIVCRHAQQIALQRHLLPASHYVATRKGIATLAVVLGAFAACWLPFTVYCLLGDAHSPTLYTYLTLLPATYNSMINPIIYAFRNQDVQKVLWAVCCCCSSSKTLFRSRSPSDV, encoded by the coding sequence ATGATGTGGGGTGCAGGCAGCCCCCTGGCCTGGCTCTCTGCTGGCCCCGGAAACGTGAACATGAGCAGCATGGGGTCCACAGAGGGGCCCACAGGCCCTGCTGCACCGCTGCCCTCCCCCACGGCCTGGGACGTAGTACTGTGCATCTCGGGCACACTGGTATCCTGTGAGAACGCGCTGGTGGTGGCCATCATCGTGGGCACTCCTGCCTTCCGTGCCCCCATGTTCCTGCTAGTGGGCAGCCTGGCTGTGGCAGACCTGCTGGCGGGCCTGGGCCTGGTCATGCACTTTGCtgctgtcttctgcattggctcaGCAGTGATGAGCCTGGTGCTGGTTGGCGTGCTGGCCATGGCCTTTACTGCCAGCATCGGCAGCCTGCTGGCCATCACCGTTGATCGCTACCTTTCTCTGTACAATGCGCTCACCTACTACTCAGAGACAACAGTGACGCGGACCTATGTGATGCTGGCCCTAGTGTGGGGGGGCGCGCTGGGCCTGGGGCTGCTGCCTGTGCTGGCCTGGAACTGCCTGGATGCCCGGGCCACATGCGGTGTGGTCTATCCGCTCTCCAAGAACCATCTGGTGGTCCTGGCCGTTGCCTTCTTCATGGTGTTTGGCATCATGCTGCAGCTGTATGCCCAGATCTGTCGCATCGTCTGCCGCCATGCCCAGCAGATTGCCCTCCAGCGGCACCTGCTGCCTGCCTCCCACTACGTGGCCACCCGAAAGGGCATCGCCACCCTGGCTGTGGTGCTTGGCGCCTTTGCTGCCTGCTGGCTGCCATTCACCGTCTACTGCCTATTGGGCGATGCCCACTCCCCAACCCTCTACACCTATCTCACCCTGCTCCCTGCCACCTACAACTCCATGATCAACCCCATCATCTATGCCTTCCGCAACCAGGACGTGCAGAAGGTGCTGTgggctgtctgctgctgctgttccTCTTCCAAGACGCTCTTCCGATCCCGCTCCCCCAGTGATGTCTAG
- the CD164L2 gene encoding CD164 sialomucin-like 2 protein, translating into MAAPGPRAFRAALCGSCCCLLLCAQLAVAGKGARGFGRGALLRVNIWPAVRGACKQLKPCEHCVEGNRAHNLSGCVWEQCRPEEPGHCVAQGEVVKEGCSIYNRSESCPAVHHHPTHEPKIVTTESPSVPEAHSPGFDGASFIGGVVMVLSLQAVAFFVLRFLKAKESTYQTL; encoded by the exons ATGGCCGCGCCGGGACCCCGCGCCTTCCGGGCTGCGCTGTGTGGCAGCTGCTGCTGCCTCCTCCTGTGTGCCCAGCTTGCAGTGGCTG GTAAAGGTGCTCGAGGCTTTGGGCGGGGAGCCCTGCTCCGTGTGAACATCTGGCCAGCTGTCCGAGGGGCCTGCAAACAGCTGAAGCCCTGCGAGCATTGTGTGGAGGGGAACCGAGCGCACAACCTCTCCGGCTGTGTGTGGGAGCAGTGTCGGCCGGAGGAGCCAG GACACTGCGTGGCCCAAGGGGAGGTGGTCAAGGAAGGTTGCTCCATCTACAACCGCTCAGAGTCATGTCCAG CTGTGCACCACCACCCAACTCATGAACCGAAGATAGTCACAACAG AGAGCCCCTCGGTCCCTGAGGCCCACAGCCCCGGCTTTGACGGGGCCAGCTTCATCGGTGGCGTGGTGATGGTGCTGAGTCTGCAGGCGGTGGCCTTCTTCGTCTTGCGCTTCCTCAAGGCCAAGGAGAGTACCTACCAGACACTGTGA